Proteins encoded within one genomic window of Haematobia irritans isolate KBUSLIRL chromosome 5, ASM5000362v1, whole genome shotgun sequence:
- the LOC142239469 gene encoding ejaculatory bulb-specific protein 3-like: MKLYVAIVISTFMVIAVLADEKYTTKYDNVDVDEILKSERLFKNYYNCLIDLGSCTPDARELKATLPDALQTECSKCTEKQKANADKVVRYIIDNKPEEWKALQDKYDPEKIYYNKYKDEAEKRGIKL; this comes from the coding sequence ATGAAACTCTATGTAGCTATCGTCATAAGCACCTTCATGGTCATTGCCGTTTTGGCTGATGAAAAATACACCACCAAATATGACAATGTTGATGTCGATGAAATCTTAAAATCGGAACGTCTCTTCAAGAACTACTACAACTGTTTGATCGATCTAGGCAGTTGTACACCAGATGCCCGTGAACTGAAAGCTACTCTACCCGATGCCCTACAAACGGAATGTAGCAAATGTACTGAGAAGCAAAAAGCCAATGCTGATAAGGTTGTCCGCTATATTATCGATAATAAGCCTGAGGAATGGAAAGCTTTACAAGATAAATATGATCCTGAGAAGATCTACTATAACAAATACAAGGATGAAGCTGAGAAACGTGGTATTAAATTGTAA
- the LOC142239468 gene encoding ejaculatory bulb-specific protein 3-like: MKFIFAVFFAAFLVVALADDEKYTTKYDNIDIDEILKSDRLFKNYYNCLIDQGKCTPDGRELKTVLPDALKTECSKCNEKQKESAEKVIRFIIENKPEEWKNLQAKFDPDQVYYKKYKEEAEKRGIKV; this comes from the coding sequence ATGAAATTCATTTTCGCTGTTTTCTTTGCTGCCTTCTTGGTAGTTGCTTTAGCCGATGATGAAAAGTACACCACCAAATATGATAACATTGATATTGATGAAATCCTAAAATCGGATCGTCTTTTCAAAAACTACTATAACTGTTTGATTGATCAAGGCAAATGCACTCCTGATGGTCGTGAATTGAAGACTGTCCTACCCGATGCCCTCAAAACCGAATGCAGCAAATGTAATGAGAAACAAAAGGAAAGTGCAGAAAAAGTGATTCGTTTCATCATTGAAAATAAACCCGAAGAATGGAAGAACTTGCAGGCTAAATTCGATCCCGATCAAGTCTACTACAAGAAATACAAGGAAGAAGCTGAGAAGCGTGGCATTAAAGTCTAA
- the LOC142238151 gene encoding ejaculatory bulb-specific protein 3-like — translation MKFLCLALAVVAFVTVSVSADDKYTTKYDNINYKEILGSDRLYENYHKCLVERGPCTPDGRDLKSTIPEALKNACNKCSDKQKKIADEVLQYLKDKRKSQFEELLDKYDPERIYLTKYSKN, via the coding sequence atgaaatttttatgtcttgCTTTGGCCGTAGTGGCTTTCGTGACTGTATCTGTATCGGCCGATGATAAATATACTACCAaatatgataatatcaattataaAGAAATCCTGGGTTCTGATCGTCTTTACGAAAATTATCACAAGTGCTTGGTTGAGAGGGGTCCATGTACACCTGATGGCCGCGATTTGAAGTCTACCATACCCGAAGCCCTTAAAAACGCATGCAACAAATGCAGTgacaagcaaaagaagattgctGACGAAGTTCTTCAATACCTTAAAGACAAAAGGAAATCACAATTTGAAGAATTGTTGGACAAATATGATCCTGAACGTATATACTTAACGAAATATTCAAAGAATTAA